The proteins below are encoded in one region of Sebastes fasciatus isolate fSebFas1 chromosome 16, fSebFas1.pri, whole genome shotgun sequence:
- the LOC141752558 gene encoding dual specificity protein kinase CLK4-like isoform X2 — protein MGKEDNGYGSWRDGDEPKTDVHADKKTGSNQPSLCNSLEISNSPDDNSLQLQSAVLDDNAVNADDDGVKKSHEGRSENDEEGHLAYHIGFVMKERYEVVVTLGAGAFGKVVECIDRDKEERVAVKIVRNIECFREVAKSEIAVLEEINSLDEDNTFACVRMLDWFEHEGHICIVFELLGLSTFEFLRQNRFLPFNVEQIRHMAFQIFRAVCFLHRNQLTHTDLKPENILFVCSDYDLQHNRETKRKERKLRSLDVKVVDFGTATFDHEHHESLVSTRHYRAPEVILDLGWNQSCDVWSLGCVLMEFYLGCTLFPTHDTKEHLAMMEKILGPIPPHLLKQTRKQHYVHNERLNWDEQSSSDDYIRKHCKPLKYMLRKSEEERQLFDLLGCMLEYDVYRRITLEEALWHPFFSPLRTAKQRS, from the exons ATGGGCAAGGAAGACAACGGATATGGGTCTTGGAGAG ACGGTGATGAGCCCAAAACAGACGTCCACGCTGACAAAAAGACCGGAAGCAACCAGCCTTCACTCTGCAACTCCTTAGAAATTAGTAACTCG CCTGACGACAACTCGCTCCAGCTTCAATCTGCTGTTCTCGATGACAACGCTGTCAATGCCGACGATGATGGAGTGAAGAAGAGTCACGAGGGACGAAGCGAGAACGACGAAGAGGGCCACCTGGCTTATCACATCGGCTTTGTGATGAAAGAAAGAT ATGAGGTGGTAGTTACTCTGGGAGCAGGAGCCTTTGGAAAAGTGGTGGAGTGCATCGATAGAGACAA AGAGGAGCGTGTGGCCGTGAAGATTGTGAGGAACATTGAGTGTTTCCGTGAAGTGGCGAAGTCTGAGATCGCAGTGCTGGAGGAGATCAACAGCCTGGATGAGGACAACACATT TGCCTGCGTGAGGATGCTGGACTGGTTCGAGCACGAAGGTCACATCTGCATCGTGTTCGAGCTGCTCGGCCTCAGCACCTTCGAGTTCCTCCGACAGAACCGCTTCCTGCCGTTCAACGTGGAGCAGATCAGACACATGGCCTTCCAGATCTTCAGAGCCGTCTGCT tcCTGCATCGTAACCAGCTGACCCACACTGACCTGAAGCCAGAGAACATCCTGTTTGTCTGCTCCGACTACGACCTGCAGCACAACCGGGAGACG aaGCGTAAGGAGAGGAAACTGAGGAGTCTGGATGTGAAGGTGGTGGATTTTGGCACCGCCACGTTTGACCACGAACACCATGAATCCCTGGTGTCAACGCGCCACTACCGAGCTCCAGAGGTCATACTGG aTCTGGGCTGGAACCAGTCGTGTGACGTTTGGAGTCTGGGCTGCGTTCTCATGGAGTTTTACCTCGGCTGTACACTCTTCCCG ACCCACGACACTAAAGAACATCTGGCCATGATGGAGAAAATCCTGGGACCGATTCCCCCCCACCTGCTGAAACAGACCAG AAAGCAGCATTACGTGCACAACGAGCGACTGAACTGGGACGAGCAGAGCTCCTCTGACGACTACATCAGGAAACACTGTAAACCTCTCAAG TACATGCTGAGGAAGAGCGAGGAAGAGAGGCAGCTGTTCGACCTGCTCGGCTGCATGTTGGAGTACGACGTGTACAGACGGATCACCCTGGAGGAGGCGCTGTGGCACCCGTTCTTCAGCCCGCTGAGGACGGCGAAGCAGCgcagctaa
- the gpr119 gene encoding glucose-dependent insulinotropic receptor: MTTPDSMNSNEPTAQNLKPRVMGVILSIASCLIISTNLLVAAALLKLLLKRRSQSWCFVLNLALADALVGVAITGLATEDFNSINVTQNQQRHVAAYAATNATPPAQGKMRCLMVMAFVMSPCTASIMSMFLISLDRYAAIKMPLRYSQLSGKGTAVWALLALWISSLTMGFLPVMVWQLQADGYNGFCALFSVIHQVGMIALFSVCFFPVLCVFVYIYLDILKIACIHQKQICQVRQAGSRTADRHQHYEHHHQLRSHYWSHVKALRTVGMLVGCFLVLWCPFFVACIVHLLCESCKLIVVLENYLWLLGLSNSLINPLVYACWQREVRLQLAAMFSCFTGGSSAAGPPGVTGRCDPPPPVLTQAGVSGGGGGGGGDALNPSLLRLIIGNDKAHTVPLSATTGL, from the exons ATGACGACTCCTGACAGCATGAACTCCAACGAGCCGACAGCCCAGAACCTGAAGCCCCGGGTGATGGGCGTCATCCTCAGCATCGCCTCGTGCCTCATCATCTCCACCAACCTGCTGGTGGCCGCTGCTCTACTTAAGCTGCTCCTCAAGAGGAGAAGCCAGAGTTGGTGCTTCGTCCTCAACCTGGCACTGGCCGACGCCCTGGTGGGCGTGGCCATCACTGGCCTGGCCACGGAGGACTTCAACAGCATCAACGTCACTCAGAACCAGCAACGCCACGTCGCCGCTTATGCTGCGACAAACGCCACGCCTCCCGCTCAGGGCAAGATGCGCTGTTTGATGGTGATGGCCTTCGTGATGTCGCCCTGCACGGCGTCGATCATGTCCATGTTCCTGATCTCACTCGACCGCTACGCAGCCATCAAGATGCCCCTGCGGTACTCCCAGCTGTCTGGGAAGGGGACGGCAGTCTGGGCGCTGCTGGCTTTGTGGATCAGCTCTCTCACGATGGGATTCTTGCCAG TCATGGTGTGGCAGCTGCAGGCGGACGGATACAACGGCTTCTGCGCCCTTTTCTCCGTTATCCACCAGGTGGGCATGATCGCGTTATTCAGTGTGTGCTTCTTCCCCGTGCTCTGCGTCTTTGTTTACATCTACCTGGACATCCTGAAGATCGCCTGCATCCACCAGAAGCAGATCTGCCAAGTGAGGCAGGCCGGGTCCAGGACGGCTGACCGCCATCAACATTACGAGCATCATCACCAGCTGAGGAGCCATTACTGGAGCCACGTCAAGGCCCTGAGGACGGTGGGCATGCTCGTGGGCTGCTTCTTGGTCCTCTGGTGCCCGTTCTTTGTGGCGTGCATAGTTCACCTCCTGTGCGAAAGCTGCAAACTCATCGTCGTGTTGGAGAATTACCTGTGGCTGTTGGGACTGTCCAACTCGCTGATCAACCCTCTGGTGTACGCCTGCTGGCAGAGGGAGGTGCGGCTGCAGTTGGCAGCTATGTTTTCCTGCTTCACAGGCGGCTCGTCGGCTGCTGGACCGCCAGGCGTCACAGGAAGGTGTGACCCGCCGCCACCTGTGCTGACTCAAGCTGGTGtttctggtggtggtggtggtggtggaggagatgCTCTTAACCCGTCGCTGCTGCGGCTGATTATCGGCAACGACAAGGCTCACACTGTGCCGCTATCGGCCACGACAGGCTTGTGA
- the LOC141752558 gene encoding dual specificity protein kinase CLK4-like isoform X1 has product MGKEDNGYGSWRDGDEPKTDVHADKKTGSNQPSLCNSLEISNSPDDNSLQLQSAVLDDNAVNADDDGVKKSHEGRSENDEEGHLAYHIGFVMKERYEVVVTLGAGAFGKVVECIDRDKEERVAVKIVRNIECFREVAKSEIAVLEEINSLDEDNTFACVRMLDWFEHEGHICIVFELLGLSTFEFLRQNRFLPFNVEQIRHMAFQIFRAVCFLHRNQLTHTDLKPENILFVCSDYDLQHNRETKRKERKLRSLDVKVVDFGTATFDHEHHESLVSTRHYRAPEVILDLGWNQSCDVWSLGCVLMEFYLGCTLFPTHDTKEHLAMMEKILGPIPPHLLKQTRKQHYVHNERLNWDEQSSSDDYIRKHCKPLKQYMLRKSEEERQLFDLLGCMLEYDVYRRITLEEALWHPFFSPLRTAKQRS; this is encoded by the exons ATGGGCAAGGAAGACAACGGATATGGGTCTTGGAGAG ACGGTGATGAGCCCAAAACAGACGTCCACGCTGACAAAAAGACCGGAAGCAACCAGCCTTCACTCTGCAACTCCTTAGAAATTAGTAACTCG CCTGACGACAACTCGCTCCAGCTTCAATCTGCTGTTCTCGATGACAACGCTGTCAATGCCGACGATGATGGAGTGAAGAAGAGTCACGAGGGACGAAGCGAGAACGACGAAGAGGGCCACCTGGCTTATCACATCGGCTTTGTGATGAAAGAAAGAT ATGAGGTGGTAGTTACTCTGGGAGCAGGAGCCTTTGGAAAAGTGGTGGAGTGCATCGATAGAGACAA AGAGGAGCGTGTGGCCGTGAAGATTGTGAGGAACATTGAGTGTTTCCGTGAAGTGGCGAAGTCTGAGATCGCAGTGCTGGAGGAGATCAACAGCCTGGATGAGGACAACACATT TGCCTGCGTGAGGATGCTGGACTGGTTCGAGCACGAAGGTCACATCTGCATCGTGTTCGAGCTGCTCGGCCTCAGCACCTTCGAGTTCCTCCGACAGAACCGCTTCCTGCCGTTCAACGTGGAGCAGATCAGACACATGGCCTTCCAGATCTTCAGAGCCGTCTGCT tcCTGCATCGTAACCAGCTGACCCACACTGACCTGAAGCCAGAGAACATCCTGTTTGTCTGCTCCGACTACGACCTGCAGCACAACCGGGAGACG aaGCGTAAGGAGAGGAAACTGAGGAGTCTGGATGTGAAGGTGGTGGATTTTGGCACCGCCACGTTTGACCACGAACACCATGAATCCCTGGTGTCAACGCGCCACTACCGAGCTCCAGAGGTCATACTGG aTCTGGGCTGGAACCAGTCGTGTGACGTTTGGAGTCTGGGCTGCGTTCTCATGGAGTTTTACCTCGGCTGTACACTCTTCCCG ACCCACGACACTAAAGAACATCTGGCCATGATGGAGAAAATCCTGGGACCGATTCCCCCCCACCTGCTGAAACAGACCAG AAAGCAGCATTACGTGCACAACGAGCGACTGAACTGGGACGAGCAGAGCTCCTCTGACGACTACATCAGGAAACACTGTAAACCTCTCAAG CAGTACATGCTGAGGAAGAGCGAGGAAGAGAGGCAGCTGTTCGACCTGCTCGGCTGCATGTTGGAGTACGACGTGTACAGACGGATCACCCTGGAGGAGGCGCTGTGGCACCCGTTCTTCAGCCCGCTGAGGACGGCGAAGCAGCgcagctaa